A region of the Clostridium sp. AN503 genome:
GACTCTGGTTTTACCGGATCAGCTGAAGATCTGAAATAATATAAAGTAAAGCATCATAACAACTGCTGGGAACGTGTTAAGTTGCACGTTCCCAGTTTTTTAGTTCTTCTTCAATAACCAGAATAGGATCTGTTTAAATTCTGCTTCAGCAATATATTTAGAGTTCTTTTCTATTATATTTGATTAATTTCCTCAAACGTAATAATCCGAAACCATTGTTTTGCTTTTATATATTGTAAAGCACTATCGGTCACCCCATTTTTAGCAAAAAGAATATAGTACTTATGCCTTTTTACAAACAGCGCCCCCCGCTCCTCCATCTGCTGCAAAACAGTCAGAGGAACCAGCGACTCGTTCCATTTACACTCACCAAGCAGAAGGTTCTCCTCATCAAAGGCCAGGATGTCTATCTCCTCCTGCTTTCGCTCTTTTGGATTATTGCCCCACCAGCGGCCAGTCTTCTGCGGAAAAAAGGAAAGGGTTTTCAAAAACTGTGGCTGATAAAAACACTGGCGGCAAATATCTTCAAAAACAAGCCCCATGTAACTATTTAATTGTGGGCGTACCATGGTTTCATAAACCTGTCGCCCCAGCCCCCAGGTAATATTGCTTGTGTTGGGTGCAACAAAACGGTACCAAAAACGAAACATCTGGTCTTCCAGCAGATAAATAGTTTTTCTGCTGGTCTGTGGTTCTGTAACCGGAACTTCCTTTTTCACCAAGCCAAGCGAAATCAGAGAATTTAGGAACGCACTGGCTGCACTGGTTTCAATCCCAACCTTTGTGGATATCTCATTTAATTTGCTGGCTCCTTGAGCCACAGCACGGAGAACACTGTGATAAGTTGCCGGCTCCTTTAATTCCTGTTTCAGGAGATTGGATGGTTCCTCGTAAAGTCTTCCGCTTGGCTCAAAAAAAAGTTGTATTAAGTTCTCATCCAGAGATAAATTGCTGCGAATCCTACTTAAATATTCTGGGATACCGCCAGTCACGCCAAACAAAACGGCCTGTTCCTCCGAAGTAAAATGATTTAACATGCGACGGGAATCAAAATAGCTAAACGGATGAATTTTCATCTGAGCCGTTCGCCTTCCATAAATAGGACTTTTATATCCCAGGACCTGATTTTCCATAAAACTCATAGAGGAACCACACAGGATCAAAAACAGTTTGCTGTCTTTCCACATATGGTCGATATGGACCTGCAGCAAAGAAGATATGGCTTTATGGCTTTCCGCAAGATAGGGATACTCATCAACTGCCAAAATCAATCGTTCCTTTTTGCATATAGAGTCAATATACTGGAACAAATCCTCGTAAGAAGAAAAGCTGAAATCTCCCTCGCTACCTGTTATGGATTTTAACACGCACTTTGAAAACTGTGCCAGATTTTCTTTTCCGGTTGACTCTGTAGCGACAAAAAAAATGGTCTTTTTATCTTTGCAGAACTCGTTGATCAACGTTGTTTTTCCAACTCGTCTCCGGCCATACAGGACGGCAAACTCAAACTGGTTGCTTTGATACATGGCATTTAATTTATTCAGTTCTGTCTCTCTACCAACAAACATAGAATCCTCCTTTTGATTACTGCCAGCAGGACGTAATCCCCAAAATGCCCGCAGGTCTAAACAAATAACTATTTTTAAAATTACTAAGTTAATAATTAGTAATCATATGATTAGCTATATTATAATGTATTATGCAAAAAAATGCAATCTATCTTTTTACCGATTAATCATCCCATTTGCGTTTAATTTTCACCCTCTTTTCCCCTTCTCAATAATTTACCTTATCGGAAGTATAATTACCTCGTAATGCAATTTAGGAAATTTCGAGAGAATTTCAAAAAAGAAAAAGGAGAGTGCATTAATTATGAGAAAGCAGACAAAAGTAGTTGCAGTAGCATCTGCAGCAGCCCTGCTTGCCATCGGCGCTTCCATGACTTCCTTCGCAGCTACCGGCTGGGTTGAGGAAGATGGACAGTGGTATTTCTACGACAAAGATGGCAACAGAGTCGAGGACGAGTGGAAAAAGTCCGGCGATAACTGGTATTGGATGGACAGCGAAGAAGGCGGCGCTATGGCTACCGACAAGCTGGTTGAAGATGACGACAACACTTACTATGTAGATAGCAACGGTGTTATGGTTAAAAATACCTGGGTTAAGGTTGTTAATGAGGATCAGGATGATGATGATGATCCGGCTGAATATCGTTACTACTACATGCAGAATAGTGGTAAGGCATACAAGGCAAAAGACAGCGGTACTACCGTTTTCAAAACCATCGATGGCAAGAAGTATGCTTTTGATGAGGATGGTAAGATGCTGTATGGCTGGGTGAATACCGATTCTACTCTGGCTACTGATGACAGTGACTGGGAAACTGCAGAGTATTATCTGGGTAGCTGGGAAGATGGTTCTTTAAAGACTGGCTGGCAGAAAGTTACTGTTTATGATACCGAAGAAGATGATGATATGGACTACTGGTTCAACTTCAAATCTAACGGTAAAAAGCGCGTGAGCGTTGAAGAGAAAAAGATCAACAGCAAGTACTATCGCTTTGATGATCGTGGTGTAATGGTTTATGAGTGGGCACTTGCAAGTGATGGCACTACAAGCCCGGCATCCATTTCCAACTGGTCTTACTTCAACAGCCCGGAAGATGGTGCTCGTGTTACCAAAGGTTGGTTCAAGGTAGTTGCACCGGCTGATGACAACGACAACACCTTCCTTGATTACGGCGGAACTTTCGCAAAGGGCGATTCCGAAGATGAGAACGAGAGATGGTATTATGCTAATGGTGATGGCGAGCTGTATGCTGGTCAGATCAAAAAGATCAAAGGTAAATACTATGGTTTCCATCCGGAAGGAACCGACAAAGCAGGTGCTATGCTGACAGGTCTGTGTGCATTAGTTGTTGAAGATGGCACAATCAAAGAGGTTATTGCAGCTGATATGGATTCTGATGACTTAGATGACTGCATGGACGGTAAGGGCGATTTCGCTGCTATGTATGGTAATCCGAATGCTTCCCTGTACTATTTCGGTAGTGACGAGGATACTGATGGTTCCATGAAGACTGGTACTGCTACTGTTAGCATTGATGGTGATTCTTATAACTTCATGTTCAGCAAGAGCGGTGGTGCAGAAGGTAAAGGTAAAGGTCTGACTGGTCTTGATGATGGTAAGTACATCTACAAGTTCGGTATGAAGATGAAAGCTGGCAGCGATGACAAGTATAAGATTGTTTACGCAACTGGTGATACTGGTGATGACAGTGCAATTGTAGAGGAAATTGATTCTGCAAAACTTAGACGTATGTCTGAGGAAGCTGTTAACAAGAACAAAGATGGCGATACTATTAAGTATACTGGAACCCTTAATAGTGATTTCTATCTGGTAAATACCAGTGGTTCTGTAATTAAGAATAAGACCGCTGCTAAAGATGGCGATGACTGGTACTTCTACGTTGATGAGAAGCAGATCAAGATGTATACCAACAA
Encoded here:
- a CDS encoding argininosuccinate lyase; the encoded protein is MRKQTKVVAVASAAALLAIGASMTSFAATGWVEEDGQWYFYDKDGNRVEDEWKKSGDNWYWMDSEEGGAMATDKLVEDDDNTYYVDSNGVMVKNTWVKVVNEDQDDDDDPAEYRYYYMQNSGKAYKAKDSGTTVFKTIDGKKYAFDEDGKMLYGWVNTDSTLATDDSDWETAEYYLGSWEDGSLKTGWQKVTVYDTEEDDDMDYWFNFKSNGKKRVSVEEKKINSKYYRFDDRGVMVYEWALASDGTTSPASISNWSYFNSPEDGARVTKGWFKVVAPADDNDNTFLDYGGTFAKGDSEDENERWYYANGDGELYAGQIKKIKGKYYGFHPEGTDKAGAMLTGLCALVVEDGTIKEVIAADMDSDDLDDCMDGKGDFAAMYGNPNASLYYFGSDEDTDGSMKTGTATVSIDGDSYNFMFSKSGGAEGKGKGLTGLDDGKYIYKFGMKMKAGSDDKYKIVYATGDTGDDSAIVEEIDSAKLRRMSEEAVNKNKDGDTIKYTGTLNSDFYLVNTSGSVIKNKTAAKDGDDWYFYVDEKQIKMYTNNKTLTADTKKPAPADENGNVLKDAWDKTDVSINNGNTIGLDDIIDR
- a CDS encoding ATP-binding protein, with protein sequence MFVGRETELNKLNAMYQSNQFEFAVLYGRRRVGKTTLINEFCKDKKTIFFVATESTGKENLAQFSKCVLKSITGSEGDFSFSSYEDLFQYIDSICKKERLILAVDEYPYLAESHKAISSLLQVHIDHMWKDSKLFLILCGSSMSFMENQVLGYKSPIYGRRTAQMKIHPFSYFDSRRMLNHFTSEEQAVLFGVTGGIPEYLSRIRSNLSLDENLIQLFFEPSGRLYEEPSNLLKQELKEPATYHSVLRAVAQGASKLNEISTKVGIETSAASAFLNSLISLGLVKKEVPVTEPQTSRKTIYLLEDQMFRFWYRFVAPNTSNITWGLGRQVYETMVRPQLNSYMGLVFEDICRQCFYQPQFLKTLSFFPQKTGRWWGNNPKERKQEEIDILAFDEENLLLGECKWNESLVPLTVLQQMEERGALFVKRHKYYILFAKNGVTDSALQYIKAKQWFRIITFEEINQI